GAGCTGCTGATGTTCCCGCCGCTCCGGCCTTGCGCCGGGGGCGTCAGGCCGGCCCGAAGTTGGCGTCGCGCAGGAAGTGCGCCGTCATGCGTGCGACGGCCGAGGAGAACAGCATGCCCGTGTGGGTCACCGGCAGCTCGCGGTGATCGGCGATACCAGCCAGGCGCGTCTCCTCCACGCTGACGGTACCGTCGTTCGGCTTGGGCAGGCCGATGACGACGCCAAGCCCGAACGGCAGCGACCCGGCGATCACGCCGACAGCCCGCTCGCCGCGCCATTCGTCCAGCCCCTCCCGCAACAGGTCGAGGCTGCGGCCGAGCAATTGCGATCCGCCCGGCCAACGGGAGACCCCCCGCGCAGCCGCACTGCCCTTGAGCGGTGATCCCAGGCAGACCACCCGCCCCGGTGGAAGCTCACCACCCTGCCGCACCGCCTGCAAAGCCATCAGGCCGCCCAGGCTGTGCCCGACCAGATGGACAG
This genomic stretch from Tahibacter amnicola harbors:
- a CDS encoding esterase/lipase family protein, producing the protein MAAEHVILIHGVWMRGFTLSALRRRLEASGYTTELFEYASVTGRATSSAARLADRMRRHDAAAVHLVGHSLGGLMALQAVRQGGELPPGRVVCLGSPLKGSAAARGVSRWPGGSQLLGRSLDLLREGLDEWRGERAVGVIAGSLPFGLGVVIGLPKPNDGTVSVEETRLAGIADHRELPVTHTGMLFSSAVARMTAHFLRDANFGPA